One Myotis daubentonii chromosome 3, mMyoDau2.1, whole genome shotgun sequence genomic window carries:
- the PEF1 gene encoding peflin isoform X1, whose protein sequence is MDPREELTKLLKTLHPEPQPIPPQLVPPQPVPPQPVPPQPVPTQPVPVAADNQTPCPQVALTPNLVQKIRSARRTKQTRDSLEMTWGMVKKTIHKAEQVCEDTRIPRTPENVFLATLAVISCAASSATGEQAPGALPSSCYPGGGQYGSGVPPGGGYGGGPAPGGPYGYPNPGGLPSGAPGGPYGGAASGTPYGQPPPNSYGAPPPAPYGQGPPPGGAPPNVDPEAYSWFQSVDSDHSGYISVKELKQALVNSNWSTFNDETCLMMINMFDKTKAGRIDVHGFSALWKFIQHWKNLFQQYDRDRSGSISYTELQQALSQMGYNLSPQFSQLLVSRYCPRSANPAMQLDRFIQVCTQLQVLTEAFREKDTAMQGNVRLSFEDFVTMTASRML, encoded by the exons ATGGATCCACGGGAGGAACTGACCAAACTATTGAAGACCTTGCACCCAGAACCTCAACCTATACCTCCTCAACTTGTACCTCCTCAACCTGTACCTCCTCAACCTGTACCTCCTCAACCTGTACCAACTCAACCTGTACCTGTGGCCGCAGACAATCAAACACCCTGCCCCCAAGTAGCACTAACCCCAAACCTCGTGCAGAAGATAAGGAGTGCGAGGCGAACGAAGCAGACAAGAGACAGTTTGGAAATGACATGGGGGATGGTGAAGAAGACAATTCATAAAGCTGAGCAAGTTTGTGAGGATACAAGAATCCCAAGAACACCTGAGAATGTTTTCCTTGCCACACTAGCAGTCATCAGTTGTGCG GCCTCCTCAGCAACTGGAGAACAAGCGCCTGGAGCCCTTCCGAGTAGCTGCTACCCTGGTGGAGGGCAATATGGCAGCGGGGTACCCCCTGGTGGTGGTTATGGAGGAGGTCCTGCCCCTGGAGGGCCTTATGGATACCCCAACCCTGGGGGCCTCCCCTCTGGAGCTCCAGGAGGACCCTATGGTGGTGCAGCCTCAGGGACCCCCTATGGTCAGCCACCTCCAAATTCCTACGGTGCCCCGCCTCCTGCGCCTTATGGACAGGGACCTCCTCCAG GTGGCGCCCCTCCCAATGTGGATCCCGAGGCGTACTCCTGGTTCCAGTCCGTGGACTCCGATCACAGTGGCTACATCTCTGTCAAGGAGCTGAAGCAGGCCCTGGTCAACTCCAACTGGTCCACGTTCAATGACGAGACATGCCTCATGATGATAA ACATGTTTGATAAGACCAAGGCAGGCCGCATTGACGTCCACGGCTTCTCAGCCCTGTGGAAGTTCATCCAGCACTGGAAGAACCTCTTCCAGCAGTACGACCGAGACCGCTCGGGCTCCATCAGCTACACAGAGCTGCAGCAAG CTCTGTCCCAAATGGGCTACAACTTGAGCCCCCAGTTCAGCCAGCTCCTGGTCTCCCGCTACTGCCCGCGCTCCGCCAACCCCGCCATGCAGCTAGACCGCTTCATCCAGGTGTGCACCCAGCTGCAGGTGCTGACCGAGGCCTTCCGGGAGAAGGACACAGCTATGCAGGGCAACGTTCGGCTCAGCTTCGAGGACTTCGTCACCATGACCGCTTCTCGGATGCTCTGA
- the PEF1 gene encoding peflin isoform X2 yields MAGYPYGQASSATGEQAPGALPSSCYPGGGQYGSGVPPGGGYGGGPAPGGPYGYPNPGGLPSGAPGGPYGGAASGTPYGQPPPNSYGAPPPAPYGQGPPPGGAPPNVDPEAYSWFQSVDSDHSGYISVKELKQALVNSNWSTFNDETCLMMINMFDKTKAGRIDVHGFSALWKFIQHWKNLFQQYDRDRSGSISYTELQQALSQMGYNLSPQFSQLLVSRYCPRSANPAMQLDRFIQVCTQLQVLTEAFREKDTAMQGNVRLSFEDFVTMTASRML; encoded by the exons ATGGCCGGCTATCCCTACGGACAG GCCTCCTCAGCAACTGGAGAACAAGCGCCTGGAGCCCTTCCGAGTAGCTGCTACCCTGGTGGAGGGCAATATGGCAGCGGGGTACCCCCTGGTGGTGGTTATGGAGGAGGTCCTGCCCCTGGAGGGCCTTATGGATACCCCAACCCTGGGGGCCTCCCCTCTGGAGCTCCAGGAGGACCCTATGGTGGTGCAGCCTCAGGGACCCCCTATGGTCAGCCACCTCCAAATTCCTACGGTGCCCCGCCTCCTGCGCCTTATGGACAGGGACCTCCTCCAG GTGGCGCCCCTCCCAATGTGGATCCCGAGGCGTACTCCTGGTTCCAGTCCGTGGACTCCGATCACAGTGGCTACATCTCTGTCAAGGAGCTGAAGCAGGCCCTGGTCAACTCCAACTGGTCCACGTTCAATGACGAGACATGCCTCATGATGATAA ACATGTTTGATAAGACCAAGGCAGGCCGCATTGACGTCCACGGCTTCTCAGCCCTGTGGAAGTTCATCCAGCACTGGAAGAACCTCTTCCAGCAGTACGACCGAGACCGCTCGGGCTCCATCAGCTACACAGAGCTGCAGCAAG CTCTGTCCCAAATGGGCTACAACTTGAGCCCCCAGTTCAGCCAGCTCCTGGTCTCCCGCTACTGCCCGCGCTCCGCCAACCCCGCCATGCAGCTAGACCGCTTCATCCAGGTGTGCACCCAGCTGCAGGTGCTGACCGAGGCCTTCCGGGAGAAGGACACAGCTATGCAGGGCAACGTTCGGCTCAGCTTCGAGGACTTCGTCACCATGACCGCTTCTCGGATGCTCTGA